Proteins encoded by one window of Rutidosis leptorrhynchoides isolate AG116_Rl617_1_P2 chromosome 7, CSIRO_AGI_Rlap_v1, whole genome shotgun sequence:
- the LOC139857590 gene encoding salicylic acid-binding protein 2-like isoform X2 translates to MTLTGDEQTHFVLVHGACHGAWSWFKLKPLLEAAGHRVTAFDLAASGTDTKVIQQVTTISEYTKPLLDLMATISPGEKVVLVGHSLGGINIALAMDMFPEKVSVGVFLSAFMPDSVNRPSYVLNQDRELGKILIRPGSLFLKSLSEARPFTKEGYGSVKRVFVVCNEDAAIKKEFQEWMINNNPVDEVKHLKGVDHMSMICDPNQLSVCLLDIALSCP, encoded by the exons ATGACCCTAACCGGTGATGAGCAGACCCATTTTGTTCTAGTACATGGTGCGTGCCATGGAGCCTGGTCATGGTTTAAGCTCAAACCCCTTCTTGAAGCTGCCGGTCACCGTGTAACAGCCTTTGATCTGGCTGCATCAGGTACCGATACAAAAGTGATACAACAAGTGACCACAATTTCCGAATACACTAAGCCGTTGTTGGACCTGATGGCCACCATATCACCGGGGGAGAAGGTTGTGCTTGTGGGCCATAGCCTCGGTGGTATCAACATAGCCCTTGCCATGGACATGTTCCCAGAAAAAGTCTCCGTTGGCGTCTTTCTCTCTGCATTTATGCCGGATTCTGTAAATAGGCCGTCTTATGTTTTAAACCAG GATCGCGAATTAGGAAAAATACTGATAAGGCCAGGATCATTATTTCTGAAAAGTCTATCGGAAGCACGACCCTTTACAAAAGAAGGTTATGGTTCAGTGAAACGAGTATTTGTGGTATGCAATGAAGATGCAGCCATCAAAAAAGAGTTTCAAGAGTGGATGATTAATAATAATCCTGTTGATGAGGTGAAACATTTGAAAGGCGTGGATCATATGTCAATGATATGTGACCCAAATCAACTCAGTGTTTGCCTTCTTGATATAGCCCTTTCTTGTCCTTAA
- the LOC139857590 gene encoding salicylic acid-binding protein 2-like isoform X1, with translation MTLTGDEQTHFVLVHGACHGAWSWFKLKPLLEAAGHRVTAFDLAASGTDTKVIQQVTTISEYTKPLLDLMATISPGEKVVLVGHSLGGINIALAMDMFPEKVSVGVFLSAFMPDSVNRPSYVLNQYNERTPAEAWLDTQFLPYNTQNESEVSMFFRPKFISSKLYQLCTDEDRELGKILIRPGSLFLKSLSEARPFTKEGYGSVKRVFVVCNEDAAIKKEFQEWMINNNPVDEVKHLKGVDHMSMICDPNQLSVCLLDIALSCP, from the exons ATGACCCTAACCGGTGATGAGCAGACCCATTTTGTTCTAGTACATGGTGCGTGCCATGGAGCCTGGTCATGGTTTAAGCTCAAACCCCTTCTTGAAGCTGCCGGTCACCGTGTAACAGCCTTTGATCTGGCTGCATCAGGTACCGATACAAAAGTGATACAACAAGTGACCACAATTTCCGAATACACTAAGCCGTTGTTGGACCTGATGGCCACCATATCACCGGGGGAGAAGGTTGTGCTTGTGGGCCATAGCCTCGGTGGTATCAACATAGCCCTTGCCATGGACATGTTCCCAGAAAAAGTCTCCGTTGGCGTCTTTCTCTCTGCATTTATGCCGGATTCTGTAAATAGGCCGTCTTATGTTTTAAACCAG TACAATGAAAGGACTCCGGCTGAAGCATGGTTGGACACACAATTTTTGCCATACAATACCCAAAATGAGTCTGAAGTATCAATGTTTTTCAGGCCAAAATTTATATCGTCTAAACTTTATCAACTTTGCACCGATGAG GATCGCGAATTAGGAAAAATACTGATAAGGCCAGGATCATTATTTCTGAAAAGTCTATCGGAAGCACGACCCTTTACAAAAGAAGGTTATGGTTCAGTGAAACGAGTATTTGTGGTATGCAATGAAGATGCAGCCATCAAAAAAGAGTTTCAAGAGTGGATGATTAATAATAATCCTGTTGATGAGGTGAAACATTTGAAAGGCGTGGATCATATGTCAATGATATGTGACCCAAATCAACTCAGTGTTTGCCTTCTTGATATAGCCCTTTCTTGTCCTTAA